The genomic DNA CAGTGTAACCAGATCAATGCAATGCTTCATATTATGCTTAGCCATTGTATACTTAACCAAAACATCAATATTGTTATCAAAAATATTAGGCTGCAAAGTTTTAACCAGGGAGATGCAAGAAAAACATACCGTGAATTAGAGAGAAAAGACTGCCATTGGGGAAGTAATCGAAAACAAGAAGTCTTTCTTCCTTGGCCTGAAAATAAGCCCGGATAGGCACCAAATTTGGATGCCGAAGCTTCCCTATCACCTCCATATGCCGCCTGAACTCCTCCACTCTAGGATATCGCGCATCCTTCAACCTCTTCACCGTCACGATGAACCCGGATTCCATCACAGCCTTATAAGTACTCCCCACTGTACCTCTCCCTAATGTCTCTGCTGATGCTTTCAACAAATCCTCCAAACTATAATTCATTTGTTGATCTCCTGGCCCACAAAACACCAATGTCCCAATTCCCCCATCTCCTTCCCAATTAAACCCACCTCCCTTATCACCTCCACCACCGCCAGAATCTTCTTCTGGTGACGGCGCCGCCGCTTCTCCGCCGGAAACCGCCTTACTTCGGTCATCTCTAGTCTCACTTTTTCCCCTCTTTTTTACAAAAAATACTAATAACCCCACCAAAATACATAATAAAAGAAGCCCACCAACACTTCCAACCACCACCCATATAAGCTTCTTGTTATTCCGGTGCTTTTTCTCGGTCACTTTGGGGCTCCACGTCGGAGGAGTCCCAATCAAACTTCCATTACATGGGACATTAATTTGCTCCCCGCATAACTCAATATTCCCGGAAAACGAAGACAAATTGAATCTTACCAACGCCGGAGTGGCCGGAATCTCGCCGGAAAGTTGATTATTCGAAACATTCAAATATCTAAGCCCTGTTTGATTAAACCCCGGAATGGGCCCTGTCAAAAGATTATCCTCTACATACAAAACATAAAGCCGCCGGATTTTAACCACCGACGCCGGAATCTCACCGGAAATGTGATTTTGAGACAAAACCACCACCTTAAGCCTATGCAAGCCGGAAATTGTCGCCGGAAACTCACCGGCAAACTTATTTTGATTCAAAAACAAAGATTTAAGATTTTCAAGCCCAGAAAGACTCGGAATTTGACCCGAAAGTGAGTTATTCTTAAAACTAAGAACTCTAAGTTGATCCAACTTATTCAAACTCCTTTCATCTAAATTCCCACTTAAATTCAAGTGCTCTAAAACAAGCTTTGTAACTCTTCCTTGCAAGCATTCTTTTACACCACTCCATTTACAAACATTATTACCACTCCAATGAAGTGAATTCAATGGATCAATGGATGATTTCAAGCCCAAAAGAGCTTCAATATCATCCCTACTACTTGATCCATTAACAAAACTAGAAAAATATATCAAGAAAATCAATGAGCAAATTGAAAAATGAGTTGCCATTTCAAATTAAATGACGAAAAATGATCAAAACTTTTGATTTGTGTCCTAAAAGTATTGACATTTGCAAGACTCTTGGTGTGTGCTAAAGAAATGTACTtatcattttttatattaaattatGACAAATCTCAAGATCTATGGAGCTCATGATTAATAGATGTATGTGGATTATATATAAAATCTTGGTGTAGTAAAGAAACAAAGGCACCAATTAAGTTGTCATTTTCATCACTTTACTAGCTCACAAGCATTTTGACTAGCTAGCTAATAAACGTGACCGGATTAAACCAAATATACTTAATGCAAGTCAATATAAATATAGATCAGCTTCTTTACATCATTGTAGTAAAAGTTT from Apium graveolens cultivar Ventura chromosome 5, ASM990537v1, whole genome shotgun sequence includes the following:
- the LOC141724826 gene encoding inactive leucine-rich repeat receptor-like serine/threonine-protein kinase At1g60630, whose amino-acid sequence is MATHFSICSLIFLIYFSSFVNGSSSRDDIEALLGLKSSIDPLNSLHWSGNNVCKWSGVKECLQGRVTKLVLEHLNLSGNLDERSLNKLDQLRVLSFKNNSLSGQIPSLSGLENLKSLFLNQNKFAGEFPATISGLHRLKVVVLSQNHISGEIPASVVKIRRLYVLYVEDNLLTGPIPGFNQTGLRYLNVSNNQLSGEIPATPALVRFNLSSFSGNIELCGEQINVPCNGSLIGTPPTWSPKVTEKKHRNNKKLIWVVVGSVGGLLLLCILVGLLVFFVKKRGKSETRDDRSKAVSGGEAAAPSPEEDSGGGGGDKGGGFNWEGDGGIGTLVFCGPGDQQMNYSLEDLLKASAETLGRGTVGSTYKAVMESGFIVTVKRLKDARYPRVEEFRRHMEVIGKLRHPNLVPIRAYFQAKEERLLVFDYFPNGSLFSLIHGSRTSAGGKPLHWTSCLKIAEDLATGLNYIHQNPGLTHGNLKSSNVLLGSDFESCLTDYCLTTFRNPDSAEESSASALFYRAPEYRDTRRPLSQQADVYSFGVILLELLTGKTPFQDLVQEHGADIPRWVRSVREEETESGDDPASSNEGSEEKLAALLNIAMACVTLTPDSRPEMRDVLRMIKEARAEAQVSSNSSDHSPGRWSDTVQSLPRDDHLSI